A window of candidate division KSB1 bacterium contains these coding sequences:
- a CDS encoding DUF1992 domain-containing protein — MNAFAHLAEQKILEAIANGEFDNLPGHGRPLNWEDDSNIPASLRLGFKILKNANVLPEEMQLKKDILALQEQLRDAPHAEAQALRRQLRELETRFHLLMERHRRCLRNPAFRHA; from the coding sequence ATGAATGCCTTCGCACACCTCGCCGAACAGAAGATTCTCGAAGCCATTGCCAACGGTGAATTCGACAACCTGCCCGGCCATGGCCGGCCGCTCAACTGGGAGGATGATTCCAACATCCCCGCCAGCCTGCGGTTGGGCTTCAAGATCCTGAAGAATGCCAATGTGCTGCCCGAGGAAATGCAGCTCAAGAAAGACATCCTTGCGTTGCAGGAGCAGTTGCGGGATGCACCCCACGCAGAGGCGCAAGCGCTGCGCCGGCAGCTGCGTGAACTGGAAACGCGCTTTCATCTGCTGATGGAGCGCCATCGCCGCTGTCTTCGCAACCCCGCTTTTCGACATGCGTGA
- a CDS encoding SpoIIE family protein phosphatase, translated as MRRILKNTIFSVPFLTFLGVTLVDSVWFMIARIPEIVRLFRDGMLLAAIILLLPLRERIKILSERRIFHTLRYTFLTALAALVVLTIIDQYLMAAPDSRSPASRLFLSPRHFLIGTAAAFLLLFLHLLLSGLLANLIFYKSKGSTLRNFRLLVFAILLMAATASARGRVNFFASFEQNWLGDVPVILLLLLIGVNALRHRWIDYLNRRQKWLVFLASALACGLGVMLTQRVAGSFVADHSIAFAAVCAAIALFFSVYAGVTAFALMLHLPTAGSFDEKINAIKTLQELSQSISHFMEREQLMAMITQRALQVTRSDFAWLELLEEAGAPPVLCSAVNLSEREQQEMPLSRETGISGWVIQNQKSLLINDVTADARAAGVRPWKKDIGAILAVPLISRGQILGVLFSAKQDYFGYDQFDQDMLQSFADQAAIAFHNAHLLAESLEKERLSQELRVAHEAQVKLLPKIMPAVPGLEVAGVSVAAQEVGGDYFDVFTRGRKLVVVVGDVSGKGAAAAFYMAQVKGVVEALGRHYDSPREVLLHTNRILRRSLEKNLFITLLYAVFDPDHMTMTFSRAGHNPLLQAPRSRAPAFLQPAGMAIGLEDGPAFEAALQEMTLPVAAGDFFVFYTDGVVEARNDNEEEYQEKSLLAVVQQRDYQNAEALKERILLSIYDHVGLANTHDDFTVVVVGVTEQPRGPARMLNTEPEAESAGVQI; from the coding sequence ATGCGCCGCATCCTCAAGAACACGATTTTCTCCGTTCCCTTTCTGACCTTTCTCGGGGTGACCCTCGTCGACAGCGTTTGGTTCATGATTGCGCGCATCCCCGAGATCGTGCGCTTGTTCCGTGACGGTATGTTGCTGGCGGCCATCATCCTGCTGCTGCCGCTGCGGGAGCGGATCAAGATCCTTTCCGAACGGCGCATTTTCCACACGCTGCGCTACACCTTTTTGACGGCACTGGCGGCGCTGGTGGTGTTGACCATCATCGACCAGTATTTGATGGCAGCCCCGGATTCCCGGTCTCCGGCTTCACGGCTGTTTCTCTCCCCCCGCCACTTCCTGATCGGCACGGCGGCCGCGTTCCTGCTGCTGTTTCTGCACCTGCTGCTCTCCGGACTGCTGGCCAATTTGATTTTCTACAAGAGCAAAGGCTCGACGCTGCGCAATTTTCGCCTGCTGGTGTTCGCCATACTGCTGATGGCTGCAACGGCTTCCGCGCGCGGCCGGGTGAATTTCTTCGCAAGCTTCGAGCAGAACTGGCTGGGTGATGTGCCCGTCATCCTGCTCCTGCTGTTGATCGGGGTCAATGCCCTCCGCCACCGCTGGATCGACTATCTCAACCGCCGCCAGAAGTGGCTGGTGTTTCTGGCGTCCGCACTGGCTTGCGGTCTCGGCGTCATGTTGACACAACGGGTCGCCGGCAGTTTTGTGGCGGATCACAGCATCGCGTTCGCCGCCGTGTGCGCTGCGATTGCACTGTTTTTCAGCGTCTATGCCGGGGTTACCGCCTTTGCCCTGATGCTGCATCTTCCCACCGCCGGCAGCTTCGATGAGAAAATCAACGCCATCAAGACGCTGCAGGAGCTGAGCCAGTCCATCAGCCATTTCATGGAACGCGAGCAATTGATGGCGATGATCACACAGCGCGCGCTGCAGGTCACCCGCTCCGATTTTGCCTGGCTGGAGCTGCTGGAGGAGGCCGGCGCGCCGCCGGTCTTGTGTTCGGCGGTCAATCTTTCCGAACGGGAACAGCAGGAGATGCCGCTGAGCCGTGAGACCGGCATCAGCGGGTGGGTGATCCAAAATCAAAAAAGCCTGTTGATCAACGATGTCACCGCGGATGCGCGCGCCGCCGGTGTGCGACCGTGGAAGAAGGATATTGGCGCCATCCTGGCGGTGCCGCTGATCTCACGCGGTCAGATTCTGGGCGTGCTGTTTTCCGCGAAACAGGATTACTTCGGTTACGATCAATTCGATCAGGACATGCTGCAATCCTTTGCCGATCAGGCGGCCATCGCCTTTCACAATGCCCATTTGCTGGCGGAATCCCTCGAAAAGGAGCGCTTGTCGCAGGAGCTGCGCGTGGCGCATGAAGCCCAGGTCAAGCTGCTGCCCAAAATCATGCCGGCGGTGCCGGGCCTGGAAGTTGCGGGCGTCAGCGTGGCGGCACAGGAGGTGGGCGGAGATTATTTCGATGTCTTCACGCGCGGCCGCAAGCTCGTGGTCGTCGTGGGTGATGTTTCCGGCAAGGGTGCGGCCGCCGCCTTCTACATGGCGCAGGTGAAGGGCGTGGTCGAGGCACTCGGCCGGCATTATGATTCACCGCGCGAGGTGTTGCTGCACACCAACCGCATCCTTCGCCGCAGCCTGGAGAAGAATCTCTTCATCACGCTGCTGTATGCCGTGTTTGACCCCGACCATATGACCATGACCTTCAGTCGCGCCGGCCACAATCCCCTGCTGCAAGCCCCGCGCAGCCGCGCGCCCGCATTTCTGCAGCCTGCGGGCATGGCCATCGGTTTGGAAGACGGGCCGGCTTTTGAAGCCGCGCTGCAGGAAATGACCTTGCCGGTTGCCGCGGGTGACTTTTTCGTTTTCTATACCGACGGCGTGGTCGAGGCACGCAACGACAACGAAGAGGAATATCAGGAAAAATCCCTGCTGGCGGTGGTGCAGCAGCGGGATTATCAGAATGCCGAAGCCTTGAAAGAGCGCATTTTGCTGAGCATTTACGATCACGTCGGCCTCGCCAACACCCACGACGATTTCACGGTGGTGGTGGTGGGCGTCACGGAACAGCCGCGCGGGCCCGCGCGCATGTTGAACACGGAACCCGAAGCTGAAAGCGCCGGAGTGCAGATATGA
- a CDS encoding HD domain-containing protein, with protein sequence MQNLPMEKANPAHDWAMIDRALATAALAHRQQTRKSTAIPYIVHPCAVGFLLLAAGCPTEVVVAGILHDVIEDTPVTLEALRREFGGTIADLVALCSEPDKSLPWERRKQHTIRFLATAPPAVKLVVAADKLHNLRSIALERHRVGEAVWQRFNRGRAQQEWYYRSVAESLMQNLPEGCDTSLFEQLQQEVAAVFG encoded by the coding sequence ATGCAAAATCTTCCGATGGAAAAGGCCAACCCCGCCCACGATTGGGCAATGATCGACCGTGCGCTCGCGACTGCCGCTCTGGCGCATCGCCAACAAACACGCAAGAGCACCGCGATTCCCTACATCGTTCACCCCTGCGCCGTTGGTTTTCTGCTGCTCGCCGCCGGCTGTCCGACCGAGGTGGTGGTGGCGGGCATCCTGCACGATGTCATCGAAGACACACCGGTGACACTCGAGGCCTTGCGCCGGGAATTCGGCGGGACGATCGCCGACCTGGTGGCACTATGCTCCGAGCCGGACAAATCACTGCCCTGGGAAAGACGCAAACAGCACACGATCCGCTTTCTCGCCACCGCGCCGCCGGCGGTCAAGCTGGTGGTGGCGGCGGACAAGCTGCACAATCTGCGCAGCATTGCCCTCGAAAGACATCGTGTGGGGGAGGCGGTGTGGCAGCGCTTCAATCGCGGCCGCGCACAGCAGGAATGGTATTATCGCAGCGTCGCGGAGAGTCTCATGCAAAACCTGCCGGAGGGATGCGACACTTCGCTTTTCGAACAACTGCAGCAGGAAGTGGCGGCCGTATTCGGTTAG
- the dut gene encoding dUTP diphosphatase: MRIKVKKLHPAARLPEYKTALAAGMDLYARLDEAQMLAPGESALIPTGIALELPPGYEAQVRPRSGLALRHAVTLLNSPGTVDADYRGEINVIVINHHRHETFTIHPHDRIAQLVIAPVMHAEWVEAEELNATARAGGGFGSTGR, encoded by the coding sequence ATTCGCATCAAAGTGAAAAAACTGCATCCGGCGGCGCGGCTGCCGGAGTACAAAACCGCACTCGCCGCCGGCATGGATTTGTATGCGCGGCTGGACGAAGCCCAAATGCTGGCGCCGGGCGAATCGGCGTTGATCCCCACGGGAATCGCGCTGGAATTGCCGCCGGGTTACGAGGCCCAGGTGCGGCCGCGCAGCGGCCTGGCACTGCGGCATGCGGTCACCCTGTTGAATTCGCCGGGCACGGTGGATGCCGACTATCGCGGCGAGATCAATGTGATCGTCATCAATCATCACCGCCACGAAACCTTTACCATCCATCCGCACGATCGCATCGCGCAGCTCGTGATTGCGCCGGTGATGCATGCCGAATGGGTGGAGGCCGAAGAGTTGAATGCGACGGCCAGGGCCGGTGGCGGCTTCGGCAGCACCGGCCGCTGA
- a CDS encoding discoidin domain-containing protein, translating to MGTLAQIYSKAGRLWLLLVLGGLHTNAVLHAQGTNTIVRSVILGSDDAGPEPGGCGFSTGDGNIYFGQCDNGREIVSGFRFQDVQIASPGEIQNAHLEFTVDGTYTNPLTLRFYGEAADNAATFSASSTPADRPLTTQFVEWAITEEWQWDTRRDGPDITAILKEIVGRPGWQAGNALSIIVKNVSAGGTHRRVYAYEREGSAKSAKLVINEPAPPSFDLYTQRPKVWVINFDPAIPSEGNRRLHAAWGWNDPDTLSAGYDADIEETSHGLVQYDIVKVINAGTFPVKEDGFRYTNGDRNTPGSYMYEWSDGDCDPPSGMTTVDYNAIVRDYDLARRLEAGEVDEVWLYGAPCFGYYESRMAGKGAYWCNAPEMQQVSASKMFVLMGFNYERGVGEMLHDYVHRTESIMQRVYGSWTNDSTHAWNRFTLYDGNWPNGAACGNAHFAPNSRSDYDYGNMTYVWSTHRDWLNNYPNLTNQKEWVNATEWGGGDMRLYHKWWFTHLPHMGGTATEYGMTRANNWWAYIQDFNSYPESGSTRASGYYSTPLRPEGVTQLTSNAVEDWAPQINDAGRMVWYGHDGNDYEIFAVNADGTNFVQITSNSIDDEYPRINAGNQVVWQAFDGSDYEIFTANADGSGLVQVTNNSHDDWHARINNAGRIVWDGWDGADYEIFSANVNGTDVVQLTNNHAASGYPREDTWPQINNAGRVVWMGHDGSNWEIFSANADGTGLLQLSSNTYNDEYAQINDANQVVWQSWHDNTNAEIHAASASGPTGSDIVLSSNLREDWHPRINNSGLVVWMGHNGNNWDIYRAGFDGSNRVQITSGPTDNQMPEIADNGILAWQAFDGSDWEIFVLQNGTIHQISSNTFDDRAPALSNHKVAWHGNSGMPNKSDVFVSNGTFSGITPPAAPSNLTATVVSGSQVDLSWTDNSNNEDGFKIERKTGASGTYAEIATVGANVTSYPDTGLAGGTTYYYRVRAYNAGGNSAYSNEASTTTASNPPAAPSNLTATAVSSSQINLNWTDNSANEDGFKIERKTGASGSYAVIATVGANVTSYANTGLVAGTTYYYRVFAYNTGGNSAYSNEANAMTPSGNTNLARNKPATASSYSSSKYAPEKANDGSTSSSWSSAKLGSSNQTQWWRVDLQAVQTVARVVIKWNGKYFAKNYQVQMSSDGVTWSTVYTDNAGNGGNDDFSFSPVSARYLRLYQTKPNKSYYRVNELEVYAGGSAALVKESAAEFTEAMIPDEIQLQQNYPNPFNPGTTITFSLPEAGHIVLKVYNLAGQEVARLAEGYYGRGVHRLHFEAGGLPSGIYFAVLQAGQQRLVQRMMFMK from the coding sequence ATGGGCACCCTCGCTCAGATTTACTCGAAAGCCGGAAGGTTGTGGCTGCTGCTTGTGCTGGGCGGCCTGCACACGAACGCGGTGTTGCATGCGCAGGGAACGAACACCATTGTCCGATCTGTTATTCTCGGCAGCGATGACGCCGGACCGGAACCGGGAGGCTGCGGTTTTTCCACCGGTGATGGCAATATCTATTTTGGCCAGTGTGACAACGGCCGGGAAATCGTCAGCGGATTTCGTTTCCAGGATGTCCAGATTGCCAGCCCCGGTGAGATTCAAAACGCCCACCTGGAGTTCACCGTGGACGGCACATATACCAACCCCCTGACGCTTCGGTTTTACGGCGAAGCGGCGGATAATGCCGCCACGTTCAGTGCAAGCAGCACGCCGGCAGATCGTCCGTTGACCACGCAATTCGTGGAGTGGGCGATCACGGAGGAGTGGCAATGGGATACCAGGCGCGATGGCCCGGACATCACCGCGATCTTGAAAGAGATCGTGGGTCGCCCGGGCTGGCAAGCCGGCAACGCCCTGAGCATCATCGTGAAAAACGTGAGTGCCGGCGGCACACATCGCCGCGTGTATGCCTACGAGCGTGAAGGCTCGGCCAAGTCAGCCAAGCTCGTCATCAACGAGCCGGCGCCGCCGAGTTTTGACCTCTACACGCAGCGCCCCAAAGTGTGGGTGATCAACTTCGATCCCGCCATTCCTTCCGAAGGCAATCGGCGCCTGCACGCGGCGTGGGGCTGGAATGATCCCGACACGCTTTCCGCAGGCTATGACGCAGATATCGAGGAGACCAGCCACGGCCTGGTGCAATACGACATTGTGAAGGTGATCAATGCCGGCACCTTCCCGGTGAAGGAAGACGGTTTTCGCTATACCAACGGCGATCGCAATACGCCGGGCTCGTATATGTACGAATGGTCGGATGGCGATTGCGATCCGCCGAGCGGCATGACGACCGTGGATTACAACGCGATTGTGCGCGACTACGATCTCGCGCGCCGGTTGGAAGCCGGCGAGGTGGATGAGGTGTGGCTCTACGGCGCGCCGTGCTTCGGCTATTACGAGTCCCGCATGGCGGGCAAGGGCGCCTACTGGTGCAATGCCCCGGAAATGCAGCAAGTGAGCGCGTCGAAGATGTTCGTGCTGATGGGCTTCAACTACGAGCGCGGGGTTGGCGAGATGCTCCACGATTACGTCCATCGCACCGAATCGATCATGCAACGGGTTTACGGCAGTTGGACGAACGACTCGACGCATGCGTGGAATCGCTTCACCTTGTATGACGGGAACTGGCCGAATGGCGCCGCCTGTGGCAATGCTCACTTTGCGCCGAACAGCCGGAGCGATTACGACTATGGCAACATGACCTACGTGTGGAGCACACATCGCGACTGGCTTAACAATTATCCCAATCTCACCAATCAAAAAGAATGGGTCAACGCCACCGAGTGGGGCGGCGGCGATATGCGGCTTTACCACAAATGGTGGTTCACGCACCTGCCCCACATGGGCGGAACCGCCACCGAATATGGCATGACGCGCGCCAACAACTGGTGGGCCTACATCCAGGATTTCAATTCCTATCCGGAAAGCGGCTCCACGCGCGCGTCCGGTTATTACAGCACCCCCTTGCGTCCCGAGGGCGTCACTCAGTTGACCAGCAATGCCGTGGAGGATTGGGCGCCACAGATCAACGACGCCGGCCGCATGGTGTGGTACGGTCATGATGGCAACGATTATGAAATCTTCGCGGTCAATGCCGACGGCACCAATTTCGTGCAGATCACCAGCAACAGCATCGACGACGAATATCCCAGGATCAATGCCGGCAACCAGGTGGTTTGGCAGGCGTTCGACGGCAGCGATTATGAAATCTTCACCGCCAATGCCGATGGCAGCGGGCTGGTGCAAGTGACCAACAACAGCCACGACGATTGGCATGCGCGAATCAACAATGCCGGCAGGATCGTGTGGGATGGCTGGGATGGCGCCGATTATGAAATTTTCAGCGCCAACGTCAACGGCACGGATGTCGTTCAACTCACCAACAACCACGCGGCCTCCGGCTATCCGCGCGAGGACACCTGGCCGCAGATCAACAACGCCGGCCGTGTCGTATGGATGGGCCACGATGGCAGCAACTGGGAGATTTTCAGCGCCAATGCCGACGGTACGGGCCTGCTGCAGCTCAGCAGCAACACCTACAACGATGAATATGCGCAGATCAACGATGCCAATCAAGTGGTGTGGCAGAGCTGGCATGACAATACCAACGCCGAAATCCACGCCGCCAGTGCCTCCGGCCCAACCGGCTCGGACATTGTGCTTTCCAGCAACCTGCGGGAAGATTGGCATCCGCGCATCAACAACTCCGGCCTGGTGGTGTGGATGGGCCACAACGGCAACAATTGGGACATCTATCGCGCCGGCTTTGACGGCAGCAACCGCGTACAAATCACCAGCGGCCCGACCGACAATCAGATGCCCGAAATTGCCGACAACGGCATCCTCGCCTGGCAGGCTTTCGATGGCAGCGACTGGGAAATTTTTGTCTTGCAGAACGGCACTATCCATCAAATTAGTAGCAATACCTTTGATGACCGGGCACCGGCACTGAGCAATCACAAAGTGGCCTGGCATGGCAACAGCGGCATGCCGAACAAGAGCGATGTTTTTGTCAGCAATGGCACTTTCTCTGGCATCACGCCGCCGGCTGCCCCCAGCAACTTGACCGCTACTGTCGTGAGTGGTAGTCAGGTTGATCTTTCATGGACCGATAACTCGAATAACGAAGACGGCTTCAAGATCGAGCGCAAGACCGGCGCGAGCGGAACCTATGCCGAGATTGCAACGGTGGGTGCCAATGTGACCAGTTACCCGGATACCGGTCTGGCAGGGGGAACAACCTACTACTATCGGGTGCGGGCTTACAATGCTGGCGGCAATTCGGCGTATTCTAATGAGGCGAGTACGACGACCGCAAGCAATCCGCCGGCCGCGCCAAGCAACTTGACCGCCACGGCCGTGAGCAGCAGTCAGATCAATCTCAACTGGACCGACAATTCCGCCAACGAGGACGGCTTCAAGATCGAGCGCAAAACCGGTGCGAGCGGAAGCTATGCCGTAATTGCAACGGTGGGTGCGAACGTGACGAGTTATGCCAACACCGGCCTGGTCGCGGGCACGACGTATTACTATCGCGTGTTCGCTTACAATACCGGCGGCAATTCGGCCTATTCCAACGAGGCCAATGCAATGACGCCGAGCGGCAACACCAATCTCGCGCGCAACAAGCCGGCAACCGCCTCCAGCTACAGCAGCAGCAAGTATGCACCGGAAAAGGCCAACGATGGCAGCACCAGCAGCTCTTGGAGCAGCGCCAAGCTCGGCAGCAGCAATCAGACGCAGTGGTGGCGCGTGGACCTGCAGGCGGTTCAAACCGTTGCACGCGTCGTCATCAAGTGGAACGGGAAATATTTCGCGAAGAATTACCAGGTGCAAATGTCCAGCGACGGTGTGACCTGGAGCACGGTCTATACCGACAACGCCGGCAATGGCGGCAACGATGATTTCAGCTTCAGCCCCGTTTCCGCGCGTTACCTCCGGCTGTACCAGACCAAGCCGAACAAGTCCTATTATCGCGTCAATGAGCTGGAGGTCTATGCCGGCGGCAGTGCCGCGTTGGTGAAGGAGAGCGCCGCGGAATTCACCGAGGCGATGATTCCGGATGAAATCCAGTTGCAGCAAAATTATCCCAACCCGTTCAATCCCGGTACGACGATTACTTTTTCGCTTCCCGAAGCGGGTCATATTGTCCTGAAGGTTTACAACCTCGCCGGTCAGGAGGTGGCGCGTTTGGCCGAGGGCTATTACGGCCGCGGCGTCCATCGCCTGCATTTCGAGGCGGGCGGCTTGCCGAGTGGAATTTATTTCGCGGTGTTGCAGGCCGGACAGCAGAGGTTGGTGCAGCGGATGATGTTCATGAAGTAG